A stretch of DNA from Anopheles nili chromosome 2, idAnoNiliSN_F5_01, whole genome shotgun sequence:
CCTGTGcatattttcctcccatctACAACCATTTACGGAGGCATCTAATCTCTGACTTACtcataataaaaaacaaacgtaaacattGTCTATTCTCGTTACGACGCGATTTATAAGTTTGCTAACTACCTATAGTAATTAATTGCACTCTTTGGAACGCTGTAAACCGTAAGAAGTTACAAAAGAACAAGCAAGTCATAGaacaacaaattttaaaaggaTATTCGTGAAATTATAGAGCAACGTGATTGAAAAGATGTAATTACAATtctatacatattttttagcAATCTAATTAGCTAAAGTGTGGAAAAAAGTTAACACAAACATAACACCTTCAAGATGATGAATCGATTAGTTAAAGAACCAAATGTGGAAATTATTGTATTTCAACAAGCAAGTAAAATATGTGCACCCATTAATAGAGAGACGATCAAAGCAGGATTTAGGTCACATCTCGTTACATTTCTGTATATTTTAACTGCTTCAAACCAATGAAACCAGGGAAACCAATCTTATTATCACAAGTTTGTAATTCCTTTGACAAAATATTAAATGATCATCATTATAGCACAAGTTTTTGCTTCAGTTAGCATATTTTATCTTTCTGCTTTTAAATTTGTGATTGATACAATTCAAATATCATTTCGCTCACATTCTCTAACACTCTAACGCTGCCTTAATGGTAGCATATATCATTCACTTTGTATGATGGTTTTTGCATATGTAAATCGAGTGATCAACTTGCGAACGGAAACGCATGATCATTGCATCCATCATTGctacatttttatcgttttagACTTTTAGGAGCAGCAATGTCCAGTTACAGAGCTACAGAGTTTCTGTTTTCAGTTCAGTTTACAGTTGCGTATATTTCTATTACTAAACGATTTTATATATATTCTGCTAAAATGAGAGAATGATCATTACCAGCTATTATGAACAACGACATGCCTTCGAATCGTATTAAATGATCTGATCACCTGTGCCGTACACGTGCACGATCGACAAATATGACAAAGATCTTCAACAGGAATCAATTgatctatttttcttttccgtacAGTTTTCTAATACATGATTATTTGCAGCGTATAAAAGATTGCAATGTAATACCTTCAATTCCGTTTCGTATTTGTTTTGCGGTTGATTGAGTTCGAATGCTCAATCCACAGCAAAAATGTTTCTTTAAAAGCTTGTCTAGCTTGAAATCAACGGAAGGACATTGTTATTATCTTACGGTGGACAAAGAAATCGCCATACAAATGCCAACTATTTCAAATTGCGAGTAGAGAGGAATTTGCAATCAACTATACAGATTTGGTGGGATCTATTTAACTCTACGTCAGATTGATTGATAGTTGGCATACTTCtgatataaattttataattgcATAGTGCTAAATGTTTAATATGTGGAACAATACAGTAAATAAACTAACTTCTCTGTTCGTTTCGTTGGCTATGGgttgtatggtttttttttgcatattgaTTGCTTGTTTGGTTGGCTTGGCAGTCTGTATAACGAGTTCATACTTGAAAAAGTAAATTGAGCTACGATCGTAAAACACAAACTCTGCTTCTGTTCTTTTGtatattttgaatatttctcATACATTGGCTACTATCCTATAAGAATGACTTTGTGGATGATCGAAATgttcttattttcttttttgttttcaatataCACATCATTTAAGATCAATCTCTTTCGCTTCATCAATCGCAAAAACGGATCGGGctctgtttcttttccataAGGTCGACAATCTAAAAGATTACATTAGACAGCTGCAGTATTTTCGGTTGAAGCCGCAACAGGAACAGTCCCTGATTGTACCGGTACCGATTCGGTGTTTGCAGGAGTAGAAATGATTTCAATGGTGTCATTGGTATCATTGGTAGCAGGAGAGACATTATTAGGATTAGAAGTAGAAGTGGAAGTGACGACATTAGGCCCGTTACTGCTACCATTAATGTGAGCTTTTGTAGTATCAGTAGAAGTTACAGTAGAAACAGTGATCTGCGCACTGCTGCTGGTAGTTTCTTCAGATTTAGTGAGTTTATCTGAGGCAGCTGCGACTTCATTCTGTTTTTCTACGATATCGATACGGGCCTTTTTACAAGCCGGCTCGGTCAAGATTTTATCTACATCCTGGAATGAATCGTGGgtaaaatgattttttgaaTGCATATGAGATTCGACATTCACTTTTCAATTTGCAGTGAAGTAATTGTACTCAAAAATTTATCTCGAATGAGTAAAACGCAAAATGAAGTAAGAATTACTTTAGAGCATCCACCATGTAGCAAAATTGTAACCAGCAATATGCGCTAACACTGAATTTGACGTTGATATATATGTTAATGTGTCTAAGGTTGTAGAACATGAACCAAACTTAATAGTTATTTGCTTAAAATTGTaactatttaaaaaatgtcGCTTTTTTACTTAAGGCCGATCATAAAGAACGATTTTTCTACATCACTACAAATGTAAATTGGTTAAGgtttaatttataatttcaCACAATTATATGATTTACCTGTTCAGGGTGTTTACCGATGAATTCAAGGCGCGCTGCTTCATACATTTTGACGAATTTGTCTCGTTGTTCTTTAAACTGTGCGTACAGCGCATCGTCACGATGTCCTTTGAGCCGATTTGCAAGTTCAGCTTTTTTATCATGTTCAGATTTGATTTCCTCCGTTACCCATGGTTTTTCTAATGGATATTCTTCCCTCTGCTGTACGGGTTTTGTTCGCGCACGTTTTCCATTCGGACCTATGGTGCCTCCATTCGGTGTCATCCCGTTGCGAGGAAATGAATTCATTTTAGGGATCATACCACGTCCGTGCAAATTTCCATTAACGTTTCGGCGCATTTGCCCATCGGGACCATGGCGTAGAGGCGGTGGCATCATTCGTCCCATACCAAGCGGCGGACCCATCGGTCGGCCTGTCATCGGAGGGATTGGAGGAGGTAATGACCTGTGCATCGATAAAAGCGACATCGGACCTGGAGGCCCTGCGCCGAATCTACCATTCGGTGGCCCTCGCATACGCATTCCGGGACCATTGCGAAAATGTGCCGGTGGAACTGGTGGTGGTATGGGCGGAGGGTTCATAGGACCACGGCGATTACCAGAGGATGAACCGGGAAACATGTTCGGAGGAGCCATTGGATGCCCCCAGTTGGGCATTCCGTTTGTTCCGCCGTTCATGCGGTGTCGCATACCCGGACCACCGTTTTTCATGGGACGCTTCATCGGTTGATTCATTCTTCGGTTACCACTGGAATAGTTTTTACTTCCACTATCGGAGCCATTCGCAGCATTTGTGTTCGCAACGcccgtttcgtttgcagaagTAATCGAGTCATCGTTGAAATCAACAAAGCCCGGATCATCTCCGAGCTGATTCGCGTTGAACATTGCACTCATGTTTCTCATGTTGTTCATTTGGTTGTACTGCTTGCCGAAGCCCTGCTTGAACCGTTGTCGATTGGGCATTTGATTGCCTCCTCGTTTATTACCGTCGTTATTTGGAGCCTTATTTGAGACCATTATTATTAATGTTTCTCTCTTTGGAAATTTTTCACTTCCGATTCTTTGCTACCAGCAGTTGTCGCCTGAAAAAGCGAGTAACTGCGGCAAAGATGAAACCCTCACTTGTTAATGATATTGACTGGCACGCTATGATGATTTTTCCGTACTTGATCAACTACGACCAGCTTTGCACATTTCACAAAAATAGAACTTCGTACTTGCAAGAGTTCCCGGAAAAATAGAAACGACTTTGTTGCTTGCTTTGATACCTTTTATCTACGTTTTTTCTTGCAAGAAATAGTTGTACTAAATCGAATGACAGttcttgaaaaaaatgctATTGACCGGTCGCCAAGAAATATATCAAATACACAACAAACTGTGATTAAATGTTCGTTTTTTATGGTACGACAAATTTtgctatttaaaatttataaactGGCAACATTGAACAGTTGTGCCTAATTACACTTACATTTCGCAAACCGCGAATAAATATGCTGTGCTAAAAGTGACTGTCAACACATGACTGGAACCTTCAAACTGGTTTACGTTGTCTAGAAATGTTTAGGTAGGAAAAGCATGGTTTTGCctgcggtttatttttctacagGCGGGTATTTTGTTCAGTGAACCTTATTTTTCAATACGTTTGAAAATGGTAAGCAAAAATTCTCTTATGTTTGGTTCATAATGATTTGAAAGCTGTTGTAAAGCTATAAAATTTGTTATTTCAATTCAATGTTCATCAATTTCAGTCGAAAAAGACTAAACGTAACTTTGTTCCGACAAAAGACGCAACACATGATATAAAATCTAAGGTGAATCTAGACCAGAAAGAACCGCCATCGAAGATCATGGAAAATCATAATATTAAAAACATGGACAAAAAACCGAAAGCCTGGAAACGTAAAACATTCGACCGATCAATGGAGCAGAAATCTTTGAATATTCCAATCGATCCGGCTGCATTACTACGGCACTCTCGGGGGGAGCGCATGAACATGGACGGTGTACAATCAAAGATGCATAAAATTCAAGCAAAACGTAAGGACATTAATATGGAATTCGCATCAGAGCAGGCTGCCCGAGCAGAAATTTTACTCCACGAAGAAGAAGGTTATCTGGAGGCGGATGAAGGTGAATGCACAACCAACATCACGCAAAAAGAAATAGTTGAAAATGTGGACATAACAACGGCCATGAAGCATTTTAATTTGGCACTTGATTTTGGTCCATATTGCATGCGGTACACTAAGAACGGCACACATTTGCTGATCGGGGGTAAGCGTGGTCATGTGGCAGCATTCGACTGGGTTCAAAAAAAGTTGCTGTGTGAAATGAATGTGATGGAATCCGTTCACGATGTCACTTGGCTAATGAATCATACGATGTATGCTGTGGCTCAAAAAAACTGGGTACATGTATATGATCATAAAGGTACTGAGATACATTGCATCAAAATCATGCATAGAAGTCAACGGTTGGAATATTTACCTTACCATTTTCTGCTGAATAGTGCCGGAGATAAAGGATTCCTATCGTGGATAGATGTGTCTATCGGAACTACAGTAGGTAATTACCCAACTCGGATGGGCAATATATCGGTAATGACGCAAAACCCTTGGAACGCAGTTACTTGCATTGGGGGCTCTAAAGGTGTAGTATCCATGTGGTCACCGATGGTACGGGAACCGCTTGCTAAGATGCTATGCCATCCGGTGCAACTAACAGCACTTGCAATCGATCCGAAAGGAATGCACATGGCAACCGCTGGGTTGGATCGTAAAATTAAGATATGGGACATTCGTCAACTAGAAGGTCCTATCGAAACTTATCACACCAATACTGCGGTCACCGAGATTGACCTTTCACAGCGAGGACTGTTAGCTCTATCGATGGGCAATATTTGCGAGATTTATCGCAGAAACAATAATtcagaagaagagaaaatgaaaccatacATGAGACATCGGACGA
This window harbors:
- the LOC128731565 gene encoding WD repeat-containing protein 46, with the translated sequence MDKKPKAWKRKTFDRSMEQKSLNIPIDPAALLRHSRGERMNMDGVQSKMHKIQAKRKDINMEFASEQAARAEILLHEEEGYLEADEGECTTNITQKEIVENVDITTAMKHFNLALDFGPYCMRYTKNGTHLLIGGKRGHVAAFDWVQKKLLCEMNVMESVHDVTWLMNHTMYAVAQKNWVHVYDHKGTEIHCIKIMHRSQRLEYLPYHFLLNSAGDKGFLSWIDVSIGTTVGNYPTRMGNISVMTQNPWNAVTCIGGSKGVVSMWSPMVREPLAKMLCHPVQLTALAIDPKGMHMATAGLDRKIKIWDIRQLEGPIETYHTNTAVTEIDLSQRGLLALSMGNICEIYRRNNNSEEEKMKPYMRHRTNGTISDIRFCPYEDILGVATAKGFNSLIVPGSGEPNFDTYEANPYQSRSQRREQEIHSLLEKIPAEFIALNPCQIDEVDVPSAKARLEQKIKVLTLKPPKINFEPRKRNRVSKAKLVQIKRNVKETRFREVVNEIRELKEKVLAEETDVVETPDFIPLESKNVLDRFNTKKKKGKH
- the LOC128721239 gene encoding DNA-binding protein K10 — translated: MVSNKAPNNDGNKRGGNQMPNRQRFKQGFGKQYNQMNNMRNMSAMFNANQLGDDPGFVDFNDDSITSANETGVANTNAANGSDSGSKNYSSGNRRMNQPMKRPMKNGGPGMRHRMNGGTNGMPNWGHPMAPPNMFPGSSSGNRRGPMNPPPIPPPVPPAHFRNGPGMRMRGPPNGRFGAGPPGPMSLLSMHRSLPPPIPPMTGRPMGPPLGMGRMMPPPLRHGPDGQMRRNVNGNLHGRGMIPKMNSFPRNGMTPNGGTIGPNGKRARTKPVQQREEYPLEKPWVTEEIKSEHDKKAELANRLKGHRDDALYAQFKEQRDKFVKMYEAARLEFIGKHPEQDVDKILTEPACKKARIDIVEKQNEVAAASDKLTKSEETTSSSAQITVSTVTSTDTTKAHINGSSNGPNVVTSTSTSNPNNVSPATNDTNDTIEIISTPANTESVPVQSGTVPVAASTENTAAV